In a genomic window of Nyctibius grandis isolate bNycGra1 chromosome 4, bNycGra1.pri, whole genome shotgun sequence:
- the LPXN gene encoding leupaxin has translation MEDLDALLAELEQSSRPAPKDGVLPAPGSCKQDLAAAGPPAPRGPKPPASAALKVQLPPQAQPPGEALQTVYSSPTPAPQPLPPSPPATVAARQLDELLAALGPTQSKVSLVPRGEEGGPALPRPSHPPSLVAAGLGAGGPAGPEPSLDNMLGSLARDLQELGIAAAPAGVCAACRKPIAGKALTALGRAWHPEHFTCARCGQELGGQPFFERGGQAYCEEDYHQAFSPRCAYCAGPIREKVLTALDQTWHPEHFFCAHCGKVFGDDGFHERGGRPYCRQDFLALFAPKCRGCERPVTDDYLSALRGVWHPECFVCVECLSGFASGSFFELEGQPYCELHFHQRQGSVCHGCGRPVTGRCITAAGRKYHPEHFVCAYCLGQLQKGSFRERGDKTYCRACHDKLFL, from the exons ACGCTTTGCTGGCAGAACTGGAGCAGAGCTCCCGCCCGGCCCCCAAGGATGGCGTGCTGCCGGCACCAGGCTCCTGCAAGCAGGATCTGGCTGCGGCCGGGCCCCCAGCGCCCCGTGGCCCCAAGCCACCAGCCTCGGCGGCCCTGAAG GTGCAGCTGCCGCCTCAGGCTCAGCCCCCGGGAGAGGCTTTGCAGACGGTGTACAG CAGCCCCACACCGGCCCCGCAGCCGCTACCGCCCTCGCCCCCAGCCACGGTGGCCGCCCGGCAGCTGGACGAGCTCCTGGCCGCCCTGGGCCCCACGCAGAGCAAGGTGAGCCTTGTCCctaggggagaggaggggggccCGGCCCTCCCCCGGCCATCACACCCTCCCTCCCTggtggctgcggggctgggagcCGGGGGGCCAGCGGGACCCGAGCCCTCGCTGGACAACATGCTGGGCAGCCTCGCGCGGGacctgcaggagctgggcatCGCGGCCGCCCCGGCCGGCGTCTGCGCCGCCTGCCGCAAGCCCATCGCCGGCAAG GCGctcactgccctgggcagagcCTGGCACCCCGAGCACTTCACCTGTGCCCGCtgcgggcaggagctgggcgGGCAGCCCTTCTTCGAGCGGGGTGGGCAGGCATACTGCGAGGAGGACTACCACCAGGCCTTCTCCCCCCGCTGTGCCTACTGCGCCGGCCCCATCCGTGAG AAAGTCCTCACGGCCCTGGACCAGACCTGGCACCCTGAGCACTTCTTCTGTGCCCACTGCGGGAAGGTGTTCGGTGATGACG GTTTCCACGAGCGGGGCGGGAGGCCCTACTGCCGCCAGGACTTCCTGGCCCTGTTTGCCCCGAAGTGCCGGGGCTGCGAGCGCCCCGTGACGGACGATTACCTGTCGGCCCTGCGGGGCGTCTGGCACCCTGAGTGCTTCGTGTGTGTG GAGTGCCTGAGCGGCTTCGCCAGCGGCTCCTTCTTTGAGCTGGAGGGTCAGCCCTACTGCGAGCTGCACTTCCACCAGCGGCAGGGCAGCGTCTGCCACGGCTGCGGCCGCCCCGTGACCGGCCGCTGCATCACGGCCGCGGGGCGCAAGTACCACCCCGAGCACTTCGTCTGCGCCTACTGCCTGGGCCAGCTGCAGAAAGGCTCCTTCCGCGAGCGCGGCGACAAGACGTACTGCCGGGCCTGCCATGACAAGCTCTTCCTCTGA